GTCCACCGTGTGAGGGCAGGGGTTTCTAGTGCACTCATATAGGGGGGAGACGGAGAAGCCGTAGAGGACGTACTGACCCACCAAAAAGCCCACCTCCAGCAGCGTGCGAGTGAGTAGCTGTAGCACATAGATGCGCATAAGACCATCCGCTTTGATGCGTCTCCTCCCATCATGCTGGACCTTAGCTTTTCCTTTGGTTACGGGCTCGTTGGGGCCACTCATCTCGGGGACCTCGTAGATCATGGGGTCCTCCTCCTGGTCGTCCTCCGCCTCCTCCAAACCTCGGTGCTGCTTCCGGTTGCTGAAGAACATCCTCTGCGCCTTGTGTCGCCCAGAGATGCCCtcttccttccctgcctccaaaCGGGCGATCTTGTTGATGGCATAGCTGAGGTACATGAGCGAAGGCGAGGACACCAATATGATTTGGAAGATCCAGAAGCGCACGTGCGACAGGGGCGCGAAGGAGTCGTAGCAGACATTTTCACAGCCTGGTTGGTCTGAGTTGCACACAAACTTACTCTGCTCATCATAATAGATGGACTCCCCGCCCACGGCGGTCAGCACGATTCGGAAGATGATGAGCACTGTCAGCCACAGCTTCCCCACAAAGGTGGAGTGGTTATGAATCTCCTCCAGCAGTCGGGTGAGGAAGCTCCAGCTCATGGTGTTGACAAGCCAACGGTAGATACGTTGCACCACTCATTCACTCTGTGGGGGACAGGAAAGAGCATCAGCAACAAGGCTAGGACTGTGCCGCTTAAAAAAGTCACACTGGACATGTACGACACTACTGCCTTACTTTCCAGTAAAAATCTATGTACAAGAAGCACGTTGAATACCAAttaaaagtctggacacacctgacTTTAATGCATCAGTCTCAATttcagctgttattcaccttatagtaaaagttCTGAGAGTAATGAAGTGTTACATATAAAATATTGTAATGTGCTCGAAATCTCAAAGTTTGCTCAAGTTTTAGACTCTTCAAAATTGCCCATTTTTGCTTTGATGAGAGAGACTTGACATACTTTcagccagcttccagatgtagccacctggaatgcttctccaacaatcctgaaggagtttccacaagttctgggcacaagttaGCTGCTCTTACTCATCAATCCTACTCATCCCAAACAAGGTCTAAAGGGTTTAGGTCAGGGggttgtgggggccaggtcatgTCGCAGTACTCCATTGCTTACCTTTTCCAAAGGTAACGCTTACTACATAACCTCGAGGTGTGCAAATAATTTTCAGTAGATGTGTCAACACTTTTGTCTAGTATCGTATTTAGCCATGTATTTAGCTGCGGGTTAGGACTCTGTGCGCATGATTGGAATGGGTGCCAGGTCAAATGCTAGGAGTGATTATACCATTGGTCTAGTGCTGGGCGGTGTACCGGTTCATACTGAAAAacgttttttattattgttacatTAATTTTTCTTATACCGCAATATCGATTTAAATCGCCTACACAATGTTCGGAAAGTGTCACAGCCAGAAACTGTTTAAGGGGTGACACTTTTAAAGTATTAAACACTTATCAAAATCGTTAACTTGGCCAGTGCACACCTTAACATTAGCTTTTTATCTATAAGCAGTTAGCCAACAAACACATTAGCCGTATGTTATCATTAAGGCAGCGGATAGGCGCAATggctaaattaaaataatatagttaatgtgggaacaatgcaaaaatgtATAACAAAAACGTGTCCTGTAAAatcctgtaaaatgtggtaaacGCTTACCACAAAAAAATACCATCGTATACAGTGAAACCGATATAACTTAAATACCGTGATATAAATTTTTGGTCATACGGCCCAGCTCTAGGTTCTAGGTCCTATAATTATCACACACTGCAGGTGGACTGGGCATGTTTCACCATATGACTGAAAAAGCACCATCCCAGCTGTTTGACCTCCCTCTGGATCTTTTGGTTTATATACACCTGATTACTGCAggggcataataataataatatacacaTAGACAgaagtttgtaattatatttttgtggCTTTTggcgtttttagttttttgactgcattgaCAGATCAAAATCACAGGTTTTataacattgtggggaacatttggtcctcacaatataatataaacctaattcaCACATGCATATTCTTTCAGCATTTACACATAGCTTCACTACCAACACAAGTAAACTCTAACTGGTTCCATGAATCTCACAATTAGTTCTGTGGGCTTCAATGACCTCCCCAGTCACCGGATCTGAATCCAGCAAAGAAACTTAGGGTAATGGAAGGGGTTAGTGGAAGAGGTTAGAAGCATGAATATGCGACTGACAAATCTGCAATTATGCGATACAATCAACACAGATCAGAATCTGTCCTTCCAGCACCATTTTCAGTCCATGTTACAAAGAAGTCAGGCTTTCCTGAGAGCAAAGGGGGCCCTATCCAGAATTATAATGGTGCACCTAAAGTGAACTTGTTTTGAGAGATATGTTTCTGTAACTTTCATGCAGGTGAAGAATCCATATTTCTGCTACAAAGCATTACAAAGCAGACTAAAAATGTGATCTTCCTACATCTGTATGCAATAATGCTGAAATATTACACTGCCTTTGTGAACTGTAGAAAGTATGAGCGATTCAAATGCCAGAAGCAACACAggcttttaaataaataaaatagaaacAGAACATAACCACCCAGCTTAGACAACGGCTAACTGCAAAATCAACAGGGGCGTCCTGCCAAAACATAATGCAGAACACATTCAGGGTAGTAAGAGACACAACACAACAAGACAGGCAAAGGCAGATGCATGCTGTGACCCAACATGAACAAGTAAATCTGTTGGTGGTTGAAGAACATCACAGCAGTCATGGTTGGTGGCCGGCATTAGATCAGCCCGATGATTAGAACAGCGCTAATAGAAACAGCACCAGCAGCACTGGCCCAGGCAGAAAGAGAGCAAGTGACTGTAAGAAACAGTTAAGCCTAAATGATGGATCAGTTGGAGCAGATACTCAGCTTCCATAGGCTTCTGAAGCACAAATCCAGGCCTACCTGCTGGATGACGCAGGGGGAGTTTGACTTTTGTGGAATACAATGTAAAAAGTTTTGCCAGAAATAACGGAATACCTTTTCTACTTTAGCCAGTTATCAGGAAGAGGAATTGAAATGAATGTGAAATGCTGTGAAAGTGACAAAGGAACGGAGTGTAATGGAACATGACAGCTTGAGGAGGAGACATCCAGGACACCCAGGAGAACAGTGTGGACTGGCAGAGTTTGGCCTTGTGCTTCCTTGACTCTGACAAAGTCAGCCTGTGTTTCTACCAGTGCCCCATGTCCATGCGTGTCTGCTTATAACTCGT
The sequence above is a segment of the Brienomyrus brachyistius isolate T26 chromosome 5, BBRACH_0.4, whole genome shotgun sequence genome. Coding sequences within it:
- the LOC125742788 gene encoding gap junction gamma-1 protein-like; translation: MSWSFLTRLLEEIHNHSTFVGKLWLTVLIIFRIVLTAVGGESIYYDEQSKFVCNSDQPGCENVCYDSFAPLSHVRFWIFQIILVSSPSLMYLSYAINKIARLEAGKEEGISGRHKAQRMFFSNRKQHRGLEEAEDDQEEDPMIYEVPEMSGPNEPVTKGKAKVQHDGRRRIKADGLMRIYVLQLLTRTLLEVGFLVGQYVLYGFSVSPLYECTRNPCPHTVDCFVSRPTEKTIFLLIMYGVTVFCLLLNVWEMLHLGVGTIYDVFHSRHAPHEEGEYRLGSRPSISVGKAGVEETYGSYPFSWNAPSAPPGFNIVVKPEQIKFTDLSNGKTVCKQNRANIAQEEQQQFGGSEDNLLAADMRGALQKDIQQAQDRLDAAIQAYGQQCHNDSNHSNVSQLHHDHKHRSGAKNGNNKDNSRGGSSSNSSKSMEGKPSVWI